The Acidobacteriota bacterium nucleotide sequence CCGCCGAGGTCGGGGGTGAAGGCGCACGACATGTGCGTGCGCCTGAGGGGGGCGCCTTTAGCCCCCCTGAAATAAACAGCAGGCGCTGAATAAGTTCAGGTTCGAGGACTTCCGGCCCGCGTGGGACCCCGAGCCCAGCGGGCGAGGCGGCGCCGAAGGCGCCGAGGACGGGGGTGAAGGCGCGCGACATGCGCGCGCGCCTGAGGGGGGCGCCTTTTAGCCCCCCTGAAATAAACAGCAGGCGCTGGAATCCGCGAAGCGGATTTTTTCAGCAGCCTGCTAGTCGTCGATGTAGCCGTCGCGGGAGCGTAGCCGCACTCCCGGCTGCTTGACCCGCACCGACAGGCGGCGCCAGCTGCCATCGTGGCGCACCACCGTCGGCTGGAAGCCGAGCACGTACTGCTCGCGCAGCTCGGCGAGCACTTCGCGCACCGCCACCGCGGTCTGATCGATGGTGTCGAGGGTGATCACCCGACCGCCGCTGTCGTCGACGATGCGGCGCAGCAGGGAAAACTCGGCGCGGTATCGGTCGGGATCCTTCCAGGCCGAGTAGCGGGCTTCCTCGCGATCTCGCGGGTCGGTGCGGATCCAGAAGATCTGGGCGCGGCTGCGCCGCGCCAGCCAGGCGACGTCGGCCATCTCGAGGGTGCTGTGGCTGTCGACGCCGTCGGTCAGCAGCAGCAGGACCCGTCGGCCCTGGCGCCCCTCGAGCTCCTTGAGGCCGAAGTAGAGGTGGTCGGCGAGGGCGGTGCCGCCGGTGGCCCGGACCTTGGTCAGGCCGGCGAGGGCACGGCGCGCATCGGTGGCGAAGGGCGGGGCGTGGAGGAGGCGGTCCGAGAACAAGCGAATCGCCGCCTCGTCCTCCGGGTTCGACAGCCCTTGCACGAAGGCGGCTGCGCCCCGCAGGGCGAAGCGCAGCCGTCGGCCGGCCATGCTCGAGCTGGCGTCGATCAGGATGCTGGCGGTGATCTCGACATCGCCGCGGCCGAAGGTGACGATCTGCTGGCGGGAGCCGTCGTCGTAGATCTCGAAGTCTTCGCGACCGAGGTGGAGCACCCGGCGGCCCTGGGCGGTGGCGGTGACATAGATCGGCCGCAGCTCGGCATCGATCTGCGAGTCGACCTGAAAGGCCGGGAAGTCGGCCACCATCTCGCCCATCGTGTAGCCCCGGAAGGAGGCCCGCAGGCGCAGGCTGCGGGGGCGATTCTCGGGCCCGGCATCAAACTCGATCTCCCACGGCGGCTCGCTCTTGAAGCCCAAGACCTGATCGCCGAACAGCACCTCGATGCGATCGACGGGAGCGTCGCCGATGATCTCGACGACGGCCCGTGACGGGCCGATCAGGGGTTGCGTGCGGGGCGGGGCCAGCAACATGAGATCGACCTCCTGGGCGGCGACCTGGGGGGCCGAGGAGAGCATCGCCGCGGCGGCCAGGAGAACACCGAGGGCGCGCCGGCTCATGGTCTGTCTCCGGCTTGGGTGAGCTTCTCGCCGAGACCCGGCAAGGCTTGCTCTGCCACCTCGATCAACGACTGACGGGCGCGGCCGAAGGACTCCTCCGGCGGGCGGTCGTAGCGTTTGCGGGGTGACTCGCGGTCGCTCTTCGGGCGAATGCCGTGAACGATCTCGAGGGCGCGGGCAGGATCCCGCTGACGGTCGTAGACGTGGGCCAGCAGAAGCGAGATGCCCGGATCCTCGGGCAAGCGGCCGCGGGCTCTGAGGAGCAGGGCCAGGGCGCCTTCGAAGTCCTTGCGCTGGAGGTGTTGGCGGGCCCTCTCCTGGAGGACCAGGGCGGCGACCCAGGGCGGCGCCTGGTCGAGGTCGACTCCCGCCAGGGCCTGCGCCGCACCGCGCCGATCGCCCATGCGGGCGAGGTTCACGGCGAGTCGCAGGCGCCCCTCGGCATGGCTCGGATGGGCCTTCACCAGCTCATCGAGGAGGCTGCGGGCCTTGCCGTAGGCGCCGTGGCGCTCGAACAGGACCGCCAGCCCCAGGAGAGCCGCCTCGTTGCCGGCGTCGAGCTGTCGGGCGCGTTGCAGGAGTCGGCTGCCGCTGGCCGGCAGGTGGGCGGCGATCAGGTGGCCGCCGAGGGTGGCGAGGGCCTGGGCCCCGAGGTCGGGCTCGCCGCCGAGCTCGAGGTAGGTCTCGATCAGACGCTCGACATGGAGACGGCTGTGACTGCCGAGGGAGTAGGCGCGCCGTCCCTGGTAGCGGCGGTAGAGCTCCTGGTGCAGGCGAATCAGCGGCAGCAGGGTCGCCGGGCGGTCGCCGGCGAGGTCCCGGGCGGCCTGCAGCTCGCCGTCGCCGAGGCTGCCGAGGGACGAGCCGATGGACTGCGATTCGAGCTCGAAGACCGCCTCCAGGGCGGCCGCCGAGCGATTCTCGGTCAGCGGCTCGAGGGCTTGGCGGTAGCTCGCCGCGAGCTGTCGTAGGCGTTTGCGCTCGCGCCGTTTGCGCGGCTGATCGGGACTCGCGATCGGCCCTGCGTCGACCAGGGCGGTGGCCTCATCGAGGCGCCAGCGCAGGTCGGTCCACTGCAGTGAGCGCTCGCGGGCGGAATCCGCCAGAATCAGCACCCGGATGGCCTGCGACGGTTGGTCGACGAGGGCGAGCTCGTACTCGCCGGTCGCCAGCTCCGGAACCTCGAAGGTGAGGGCGGCGGGCTGGCCGCCGACCCGCTCTGCCGTGATCGGCGTTACGGTGCCGTCGGCAGCGCGGATTTGGAGCTCGACGGCGCCATCCTCGGAAGTGCCCCAGAAGTGCCCCCGGGCCGGTCGCTCGGTGCTCAGGACCGGCAGCGCCGCCGGCGAGCGTACGGTGCCGTCGTCGGCGGTGAAGGGGTAGGCGTCGCTCTCTCCCAGGCTCCAGGAGCGAATCGCGATCCAGGAGTCCCGGTCGTCCGGCGTCGGGAACGACAAGATGGCGTCCGCAGGCATTGCGATGCGACGCTGCAGCAGCGTTTCCTGCCCCGAGGTGGCGTTGCGCACCAAGAGGCGGAGGGTGTAAGTCCCGGGGGCGAGATCGAGGGCTCCGAAGATCTTCAGTCCGCTTTGCCAGACGGCTTCTCCGAGCTGCCTCAGATCGATTCCGAAGGCTTCCGCAAGGTGGCCGGCGATGACTCCCTCGGAGTCGATGGCGTAGGCGAAGAGCTCGCCGCGAATGCGCTCCTCGGAGGTCCCGGCGAGGAACGAGGGGCCATCGATCTCGACCAGCAGCGGCAGTCGCGCCGCTCCCGGGGGCTGGCTGGCGTAGACCTCGACCGCGATCGAGCCGCCTTCGGCGGCGGTCAGGACGCGGCCGGCGACGGCGGCGGAGACGCCGCGCAGGCCATGACCGCGCAGCACCCAGTCACCATCGAAGGGGGATGCCGTGGGCTCCGCGAGGAGCTCTTCGAGGTCCTGTGCCGCCAGACCTGGGACGACGCCGAGCAAGCAGGCGATGGCGACGAGGCAGAGGCGGCGTTTCACCGCGAGCCCTGCTCACTTTCCGCACCGACGTCGATCTCGAGATTGACGGTGGCGTCGATGCGTGCCACCCGATCACGGGCTCCGACGGCGATGCGCTGGGCGCCGCCGCGCATCGCCAGGCGCATGGGGTAGGCGGCGGCTCCGGTGAGGGCTTCGAAGAGGCGCTCGTTAGGGATCTCGATTGGCAGGTCGATCTGCTGGAAGGGCGAGATGCGTCCCTGGTCGTCGCGCACCGCCACGAACAGCGTCACCTGGCCCCGATGGCGTTCGCCGGAGGGCAGCAGGAGGAGCTTCTCGAACGGAATCTTTACCATCACCGGCACTTCGAAGCGATCCTTGCCGGTGGCTTCCGCCGCTCCCGGCTCGAGGCGGACGTCGAGGGCATTGTCGGTCACGCCGTAGTGCAACGCCGACAGGGTCTGGTCCTGCAGGACCTCGAGCTCGTTCTTCTCACGGTAGCCCTGCAGGTGCCTCACCACCAGGCCCTTGGCCTCCGGCGAGCGCAGGCGGATCTCGATCTCGTGGTACTCCTCGTCGGCCTGTTGGCTCGGCGAGTAGCCCAGCGAGTAGAAGGTGGTGACGTCGTTCTCGATCCGCGCCATCAGGCCGGCGAGGTTGCTGGTGCGGGTGAAGGCGACGCCGCCGGTCTCCTCGGCGAGGCGCAGCAGGCTCGACTCGAGACTCATTTGCTCGAGGGTGCGGGCGGTGCGCGAGAAGGCGCCGCGGCCATCGGTCGTGCCGCTGCCGGCGAACTCCGCCGACACGCCGTTGCCGGCGAGGCGGGAGCCGGGCGTGATGGGGTAGAAGGCGACGCGCTGGGCGGCCGCCTCTTCCACCAGATCGTCGATCAGGCGGGTGGTGTCGAACTCGCCGGAGCCCAGGCAGGTGAGCTCGCCGAGGGCGCCGTTCTGGCCGTTCTGAATCAGCCAGTCTTCGAACTTGCCGCGCCAGGCCTCGACCAGGGCATCGGCCGGCTGGGTGGGTAGGCCGTCGCTCAGAAAGAGCAGCGCCTTGCGCCCCGGCAGGCTGGCCAGAGTGCGCACGAAGCGTCCGAGGTGCTCGACCGTGTGCTGGGTCTGGCCGCGGCGCTGCTCGGCGACGGTGCGGATCCGGCGGGCGAGGCGCTCGGCGTCGAGAACGGCGGTCTCGAAAAGTGGGTTGCTGAAGCCGCCGGAGTTGGGCGGCTCGAGGGCGGCGCGCTGGATCTCGCGCTGCAGGCCGCGGTAGTCGGCGATGGTGCGCGAGAAGCCGCCCACCCGCTGCTCGAGCTCGGTGATCGCCTGGCGCAGGCGCTCGGCATCGCCGGTGAAGGGCTCGGAGACCCGCAGGGTATCGCCGAGGGCGACCAGCATGGCCTGATCCTCGGCCCCCCAGCTGCCGTCGAGCAGCTCCTTGAGCTTGTCGAACAGCAGATTGCGATTGCGCGGGTCGAGATTGTTCTCGTCGACGAAGACGACGAGCTGGAGGTTGCGGGTGGCCGGCTCCGTGGGGCCGCCGAGGAGCTCCGCCTCCTCGCGGTCGCGGGCCTGCCTCTGCTCGATGGCGAGGAAGTTGGTGAGCTCGACCGGCTCGCCGTCTTCGAGGACTTCGAAGTCGTCGCGGGTGAGGCCGGTGACGGGGGCGCCGTCCTTGTCCGTGACCATCACCTCGACGTTGATCACCCGTACGTCGACGGTGTCGAGGAACAGGTCCTGGGCGGCAGCGGCCAGCGGGCAGGCCAGGGCGAGGGCCGCCGCCGTGGCGAGGGCACGGAGAGCTCGAGAATGCCTGAGACGAAGTTGCATGGTGAGTCCTTCCTCCGGAGAAGAGTCTCCCGGCATGGTGAATCTATGTGCCTCCAGTATGCACAAAGGTTGGGCGGACTCCAAGGCTGGCGAAGAAAGACCGTCTCGAGCCTAAAGAAAAAAGCCCCGGCCTGACGGCCGGGGCTTTCGTTCCGCGGGGTCTGGTGAGACCTAGAAGCGGAAGCCGACCGAGAACCGGAAGGTCCGCGGCGTCTGGAAGTCGTTCTCGTTCAGCGGCTGGCCGAAGTTGTCGTTGCGGCGGAAGTTCACGCCCTCGACCGGAGTCTCGGTGAAGGGGTTGAACGGAGCCAGAACGGTGACGCCCTCGTTGTCATCGAGACCGTTGGGGTCGATGACGCCGTCGGCGTCGAGAACGTTGATCACCTCCGGCTGCAGGAACAGCTCGATGCCGCGGCCGAAAACGTTGAAGGTGAAGGAGTAGTTGAGGGACAGGTCGACGCGCGTGATGTCGTCCGTGCGGAAGGCATCGCGATCAGTGAAGAAGTAGCTGATCGAGGTCGGCGGCGTCTGGTAGCCCGGGTTGTTGACGAAGGGACTCGGGTTGATGTTGGCGTTCGCCGCGTACGGCTGACCCGAGAAGTAGTTGAGCAGCACGGTGCCGTTCAGGTTGTGGAAGCCGGTGTTGACGAGGTCGTAGGAACCCCAGACACGCAGCTTGTGGCGCTGGTCGGTGCGCAGGTCACCATCCGGGAAGTTCCAACGACGCTCCCGGTACTCGGGATAGTCGAGAACGCCACCGGAGACCGGGCCGCTACGGGTCGTCTCACCGTTGATGTTGCCTTCCGTGTTGGACAGCGTGTAGTTGCCCGCCAGGGTGAAGCGATCGGTGAAGCGATAGCGGAACTGGGTGAGGAGACCGGTGTACTCGCGGCTGAGCTGGTCGGAACCGAAGTTGCCGATCAGGGTCAGGTCCGCAGGACCGGACGACGTCTGGACGGTGCCGTTGTCGACGGTGGTCCGGTCGCCGTAGAAGTCTTCCCACTCGCGGTAGACCAGGTCAGCGCGGAAGAGACCCTTGCTCCCCAGGCGCTTGGTGACGCCGAAGGTGAGCTCCTCGGCGCCCGGCGACGAGAACGTGCCGCGCACCTGGGTGGTCGCACCCGGAACGTTGAGCTGGGTCAGGAAGTTGAAGATCGGGGCGTTCTCGTCGATCTGGTTGAGATCGAACACGCCGCCGAGGGACTGGTACCAGTCGAACACCTCGCGCAGGACCTCGGGGGAGGTCAGGCAGTTGACGTTCGGGGTGCAGTTGGTGTTGAGGGCCGGACCTTCGTAGTCGAACCGGTAGTTACCGATGGCGCCACCGTTGGAGGAGCCGTCGGCGATGTTGCCGGTACCGATGAGGGCCGCGACGTAGGAGCCGTAGCTGGCGTTGAAGACCCACTCGCCGTCGCCGCGCAGGTCATAGCTGGCGCCGAGACGGGGGCTGATCTTGTCGTCGTTGGCGACGGTGGCGCCGGCACTGTTGGTGCCGTCGTTCTCGTCGTAGCGCACGCCGACGTTGAAGCTCCACTTGTCATTGAGCTGCCAGGAGTCGTTGACGTAGAAGCTGTTGGTCTTGAAGGACGTCGGCTGGGCGAGGTCGGTGTTGAAGACCGCGAACCAACGAATCCAGGGCTGCGACGAGGCGTTGGGATCGAAGATCGGGAACGGGCTGCCGTTGACACTGTCGAGGACAATGTTGCCGGCGGCGTCGCGCACGACGTCCGAGCCGTAGACCGTGAAGTCGCTACCGGTCTGGTGGTTGATCGAGAAGATGCTGTCCTCGAAGGAGTCGTAGCCGAACTTGAGGTCGTGCGTACCGGCACCTTCGGTGGTCAGGAAGTAGCTCAGGTTGGCGAGCTGGTTCTCGTTGTCGCGGGACTGGTCTTCGCAGGAGCCGCAGAAGGTCGGCGACCAGTAGCGGAAGCCCTCGCCGCGGGTCCGGATGAGGGTACCCTCGATGAGATCCGGCACACCGCCGGCGCCGCGCGCGATGATGAACTCACGCTCCGACAGCTGGGCCTCGACGAACAGATTCGAGGTCAGGATGCCGGTGTAGTTGATCGACTGAATCTCCTGCGGATCCTCGCGCATGGCGTTGATGCTGCGCAGGTCGAGGACGGTACCGAAGTCGGTGTTGGTCCGCACGCGCTCGATCTCGAGGTAGGAGCCGATCAGGCTGTGGCTCGGATGCGGCGTGACGGTCAACTTGCCCTCGGTGCGCTCCTCGGAGT carries:
- a CDS encoding VWA domain-containing protein, with amino-acid sequence MSRRALGVLLAAAAMLSSAPQVAAQEVDLMLLAPPRTQPLIGPSRAVVEIIGDAPVDRIEVLFGDQVLGFKSEPPWEIEFDAGPENRPRSLRLRASFRGYTMGEMVADFPAFQVDSQIDAELRPIYVTATAQGRRVLHLGREDFEIYDDGSRQQIVTFGRGDVEITASILIDASSSMAGRRLRFALRGAAAFVQGLSNPEDEAAIRLFSDRLLHAPPFATDARRALAGLTKVRATGGTALADHLYFGLKELEGRQGRRVLLLLTDGVDSHSTLEMADVAWLARRSRAQIFWIRTDPRDREEARYSAWKDPDRYRAEFSLLRRIVDDSGGRVITLDTIDQTAVAVREVLAELREQYVLGFQPTVVRHDGSWRRLSVRVKQPGVRLRSRDGYIDD
- a CDS encoding tetratricopeptide repeat protein produces the protein MKRRLCLVAIACLLGVVPGLAAQDLEELLAEPTASPFDGDWVLRGHGLRGVSAAVAGRVLTAAEGGSIAVEVYASQPPGAARLPLLVEIDGPSFLAGTSEERIRGELFAYAIDSEGVIAGHLAEAFGIDLRQLGEAVWQSGLKIFGALDLAPGTYTLRLLVRNATSGQETLLQRRIAMPADAILSFPTPDDRDSWIAIRSWSLGESDAYPFTADDGTVRSPAALPVLSTERPARGHFWGTSEDGAVELQIRAADGTVTPITAERVGGQPAALTFEVPELATGEYELALVDQPSQAIRVLILADSARERSLQWTDLRWRLDEATALVDAGPIASPDQPRKRRERKRLRQLAASYRQALEPLTENRSAAALEAVFELESQSIGSSLGSLGDGELQAARDLAGDRPATLLPLIRLHQELYRRYQGRRAYSLGSHSRLHVERLIETYLELGGEPDLGAQALATLGGHLIAAHLPASGSRLLQRARQLDAGNEAALLGLAVLFERHGAYGKARSLLDELVKAHPSHAEGRLRLAVNLARMGDRRGAAQALAGVDLDQAPPWVAALVLQERARQHLQRKDFEGALALLLRARGRLPEDPGISLLLAHVYDRQRDPARALEIVHGIRPKSDRESPRKRYDRPPEESFGRARQSLIEVAEQALPGLGEKLTQAGDRP
- a CDS encoding VWA domain-containing protein, which codes for MQLRLRHSRALRALATAAALALACPLAAAAQDLFLDTVDVRVINVEVMVTDKDGAPVTGLTRDDFEVLEDGEPVELTNFLAIEQRQARDREEAELLGGPTEPATRNLQLVVFVDENNLDPRNRNLLFDKLKELLDGSWGAEDQAMLVALGDTLRVSEPFTGDAERLRQAITELEQRVGGFSRTIADYRGLQREIQRAALEPPNSGGFSNPLFETAVLDAERLARRIRTVAEQRRGQTQHTVEHLGRFVRTLASLPGRKALLFLSDGLPTQPADALVEAWRGKFEDWLIQNGQNGALGELTCLGSGEFDTTRLIDDLVEEAAAQRVAFYPITPGSRLAGNGVSAEFAGSGTTDGRGAFSRTARTLEQMSLESSLLRLAEETGGVAFTRTSNLAGLMARIENDVTTFYSLGYSPSQQADEEYHEIEIRLRSPEAKGLVVRHLQGYREKNELEVLQDQTLSALHYGVTDNALDVRLEPGAAEATGKDRFEVPVMVKIPFEKLLLLPSGERHRGQVTLFVAVRDDQGRISPFQQIDLPIEIPNERLFEALTGAAAYPMRLAMRGGAQRIAVGARDRVARIDATVNLEIDVGAESEQGSR
- a CDS encoding carboxypeptidase regulatory-like domain-containing protein, with product MRTTGHMSRIIFLGIAIGLLLAPTVFAQNPTGTLNGRITDQDGAGLPGVTITATSPSLQGSRVTTTGVNGDYKVAFLPPGDYQVTYELEGFKTSTQQVKISAANATLSNITMELGAVSEEIVVTAAQAAISENITGASNITLDELENLPVQRNMASAVNLAPGVANTGPSSAPSISGAMSFENLWLINGVVINENVRGSILPLFIEDAIQETTVAVSGISAEYGRFTGGVVNSITKSGGNEFEGSLRVNLTNDDWISETELSGERVDDISETFEATLGGFLWKDHLWFFAAGRDLETTGSNSTDITNITYGTSDSEERTEGKLTVTPHPSHSLIGSYLEIERVRTNTDFGTVLDLRSINAMREDPQEIQSINYTGILTSNLFVEAQLSEREFIIARGAGGVPDLIEGTLIRTRGEGFRYWSPTFCGSCEDQSRDNENQLANLSYFLTTEGAGTHDLKFGYDSFEDSIFSINHQTGSDFTVYGSDVVRDAAGNIVLDSVNGSPFPIFDPNASSQPWIRWFAVFNTDLAQPTSFKTNSFYVNDSWQLNDKWSFNVGVRYDENDGTNSAGATVANDDKISPRLGASYDLRGDGEWVFNASYGSYVAALIGTGNIADGSSNGGAIGNYRFDYEGPALNTNCTPNVNCLTSPEVLREVFDWYQSLGGVFDLNQIDENAPIFNFLTQLNVPGATTQVRGTFSSPGAEELTFGVTKRLGSKGLFRADLVYREWEDFYGDRTTVDNGTVQTSSGPADLTLIGNFGSDQLSREYTGLLTQFRYRFTDRFTLAGNYTLSNTEGNINGETTRSGPVSGGVLDYPEYRERRWNFPDGDLRTDQRHKLRVWGSYDLVNTGFHNLNGTVLLNYFSGQPYAANANINPSPFVNNPGYQTPPTSISYFFTDRDAFRTDDITRVDLSLNYSFTFNVFGRGIELFLQPEVINVLDADGVIDPNGLDDNEGVTVLAPFNPFTETPVEGVNFRRNDNFGQPLNENDFQTPRTFRFSVGFRF